ATTAGGTTTAAGTATAGAAGGAATTTGCCTCTCGTTAATGGATTTTTTTACTTGTATTTATTGGGGATACTAAGGCAAAACAAGGTAGATTAGGTAACGAATTACACACGTCCAGGAGAAATTGAGCCCTAGGGGTGGTTCACTGATTCCAATATTGATCCTCCTTGTCCCGCCATTTGGCTGAGGTATCCATCTCCCAGGTCCCAATTTCGGGGTTTATCTGTACACTCCCTCGAGCATATCCAATTACCAAGGTATTGAGGTTGGATAGAGATCATTCTTCTCAAAGACCTAAATTTTGTGTGGAAAGTATGGAAGTATGGTTTTAAAAGCCCTTATATGTTTTGGGAATCATGTTTTTGAGTATTATTGACACCAGAATTTTCGCTTGGGGTTCCTGGACAACACATGGTACAGGGGGATGTGCGCCAAAAGGTTTTGCGGTTGTACCCTTTTTGTTTGTTTGCCTGGAGGGATTCTGCTAAACCTTTACTCTGAAAAGGGGTGATTTTCTGTAATCTCATGAATTTATCATGGATGGGAGAGTAATTTTGGACTTTCTTAAATATATTCCAATTGTTGAATGGTAATAAAAGTATTTGCCTTAAGTTTTGCCTTTCAATTTATCAGATTCAATTAGTGATAAAGAGAGCTTCCTGAGTTGTTGTGTTTGGCCATATTTTTTCTCACTTACCATATATGCAATGTGGTTCAGTATTCTGTTGATACTCAACGATTCTGGTTTGCTGTGGTCATCATCGCCATATCCATTTTTAATATTTGCCTTTGCCCCCAATATTTCTCCTCTAGTAGCTTTTGTAGCTAATTAAGTGATTCTGAAAACAAACTTAATATTTCCTTTGCAACCTTATTGACAAAACCTTTACATGCTCAGGTATGAGGAGGAACCATTGGACCCTGAGCCAGAGGTAAGGTTTTGGCATATTTGATAGCTGTTATGGTAATCACTATGTCAACACCTAGAGTAGCTTATTGACTTTTTATTGGTTCATTTGGCAGGAAGGGGCTGAGttggaagaagaaaataataatgAAGAAGGCCCTGATCCAGTTCTTggtgaaaatgaagaaaagcaaGATGTGCCAGTTGAACGCCCTCGGAAAACTTCCAAGTATATGACGAAATATGAACGTGCTAGGATTTTGGGAACTCGTGCTCTGCAAATCAGGTTACAtttgcttttgaattttttttacttgaatattattcTTAATAGATTCTGGTAAAATGCCGAGTGTTATTAAATTTTATGTGGTTCTCTGGTTGAATAGCATGAATGCTCCTGTCATGGTTGAGCTGGAGGGTGAAACTGATCCACTTGAGGTAAACCTCATAACGAGCATGTCTGATTGGAgaattatattaatatattttttttacccttttctTATTGTTTTGTTTACTGTATACACCATTCTCTCTGCTTCATTGCTTGTCGTTATCCCCCTATAAGGCTGATAGTGCTTAAACTGTTCCTTAGCTAGCACTTTGCATCAAATTTAACTGTAAGGGGAAAACTATTTCTTATGAAAGGAAACAAGTTCTGTTTATCCCGGAGAAGAGAAGAAGCTGTCCCTTCCAAAACGTCTGACAGATTTGATTGACAAGAGGATagtaaatatttattttctgATACTTGTCTGGCAGAGAACAATAGCAAAGTACTCTGTCCTGTGGATGTTGTATGTCATGTAGAGAAACTTTTTTAAGCTATTGATGTGTCTATGATAGgcccaaaacttgagttttcttTGGGTTTTTTCCTTGACAAATGAGGGGTATATCATTTTTTCGTTGTTTTTTCCTTTGTGTTGTTAAACTTTGAATAAAACCAGATGACAGTAGTTGGTGGTTGCCTACCTCTTTATCTTTATTCAGAAGGCTTCTGATATAATTTTATGGTGTTGAAGTTAGGAGTTTCTTGAACAAATGTAGAGACTGGTCATGGATGAGTCGTACACTTTGATGAGTTTATGTTTCAAATGTTATTATATTGACCTATGAATAAAATGACACCAGTGAAAACACACTTACTCTATCACCCTCCTTTCTTAGCTTTCTACCTTTGTCTATATGTCTCCTCCCTCTCGCCTTTCCTTCTCTCTCCTTCTGCAGCTCCCTCCTCCCATATTTCCTATGCACTTACACTTCCACCTCTGCTCCCGTTTCTCtttgaagaaatagaagatcCGACTTACAACCCAAACGTTCCTGGTGAGTCCAAGAAGTAGGCAGCTGCAAGGCTGAAGGGGTGATGTGGGGATGGTGGGAGTGGTTAATCAGGTCTTGGCAAGTCACTGAGTTTTGTGGCTGCCATGGATGTGGTGAATTGGAGACCAAGGGTTTTTTTAGCAGTGTGACTTGAGAGAAGTGATGGCAGTGGTGGTACCACAGCAGAAGTTAGGGATTGTTAGGTTGGTGTGTGAGAGGGTAGGATGGCTTTGGTAATGGGGTATGAGGTGGAGGAGGGTAAGTTGTCAGCAAAGGTATGTGCAATATCCTAGTCCTTCTGTTGCACTTTGATTCCTCCCCACCCCCTAAAAAACGTGTGTTTTCAGGACTGGCTACAAAAAGCAAAAGTGTTATCATTCTggcatatttttatttatttatttttcaaatcaatcgaGTCAGGCAATGCTATATATGTCTTAAAA
This portion of the Coffea arabica cultivar ET-39 chromosome 2e, Coffea Arabica ET-39 HiFi, whole genome shotgun sequence genome encodes:
- the LOC113730102 gene encoding DNA-directed RNA polymerases II, IV and V subunit 6A — its product is MADEDFEMDGGYEEEPLDPEPEEGAELEEENNNEEGPDPVLGENEEKQDVPVERPRKTSKYMTKYERARILGTRALQISMNAPVMVELEGETDPLEIAMKELRERKIPFTIRRYLPDGSYEDWGVNELIVEDSWKRQVGGD